In a genomic window of Plutella xylostella chromosome 16, ilPluXylo3.1, whole genome shotgun sequence:
- the LOC105386198 gene encoding mediator of RNA polymerase II transcription subunit 21, with the protein MADRLTQLQDTINQQAEHFCNSIGILQQFSTPSKFPGIDRSGSQTPQQQQNQEDYAALFATLISRCAKDIDTLIESLPSEESSTELQVQSLRRLETENKEAAEQLEEVVRQGEILLEKIQGALSDIAQSQLDMQNPTLILGKDVKPQL; encoded by the exons ATGGCAGACCGCCTCACCCAGCTACAGGATACAATAAACCAG cAAGCTGAGCACTTTTGCAACAGCATTGGTATCCTGCAACAGTTCTCCACGCCCAGTAAATTCCCCGGGATCGACCGTAGCGGGTCGCAGACGCCTCAGCAGCAGCAGAATCAAGAGGATTATGCTGCTCTGTTTGCGACGCTCATATCGAGATGCGCCAAAGATATTGACACTCTGATCGAGTCTCTGCCGAGCGAGGAGAGCTCCACAGAGCTGCAAGTCCAAAGCTTGAGAAGACTCGAGACTGAAAATAAGGAGGCAGCAGAGCAGTTAGAAGAA GTGGTCCGTCAAGGTGAAATCCTTTTGGAAAAGATTCAAGGTGCTCTCAGCGACATAGCACAGAGCCAGTTGGACATGCAGAACCCCACACTCATCCTTGGCAAAGATGTCAAACCACAGTTATAG
- the LOC105386199 gene encoding solute carrier family 35 member G1 — protein sequence MPEHLELQHLVDMSAGSGDETIPNLLENKRPLLKRCPYLGLILATLSSLFFSLCSVIVKSLVNIDPMQLAMFRFIGVLLPTVPIVVYTEQPVFPAGKRVLLALRSIVGTVGLMLSFYAFRNMPLADASVIVFSVPVFVAFFARVFLKEPCGIWNTISIILTLIGVVLITHPPFLFGETAPAENSQDYNSLKGAIAAFVSTIFGANAYVLLRVLKGLHFSVIMTNFGAFAILQTFLYSLIFGALCMPNCGTERILVVCLALFSYLGQILLTMSLQMEQAGPVAIARSADIVFAFLWQVMFFSELPSKYSVFGAILVLSSVMLVGLRKWAVALPADSQLRRKLGALAQ from the coding sequence ATGCCTGAACACTTGGAGCTCCAGCACCTGGTGGATATGTCGGCCGGTAGCGGCGATGAGACGATTCCTAACCTGCTGGAGAACAAAAGGCCACTGCTGAAGCGATGTCCGTACCTAGGGCTGATACTGGCTACGCTGTCTTCACTGTTTTTCTCGCTGTGCTCCGTCATCGTCAAGAGCTTGGTGAACATCGACCCCATGCAGCTGGCCATGTTCAGGTTCATAGGAGTACTTCTACCTACAGTACCAATAGTGGTGTACACGGAGCAGCCAGTGTTTCCTGCCGGAAAAAGAGTTCTGCTGGCCCTTCGCTCAATCGTGGGCACAGTAGGCTTAATGTTAAGTTTCTATGCCTTCAGGAACATGCCGCTGGCAGATGCCTCGGTCATTGTGTTCTCGGTGCCAGTTTTTGTTGCTTTCTTTGCAAGAGTGTTTCTGAAGGAGCCGTGTGGTATATGGAACACTATTTCTATAATACTCACTCTAATAGGTGTGGTACTTATAACACACCCACCGTTTCTGTTTGGTGAAACGGCCCCTGCGGAAAATAGCCAAGATTATAATAGTTTGAAGGGTGCAATAGCAGCATTTGTTTCAACCATTTTTGGCGCAAATGCGTATGTGCTGCTCAGAGTGCTCAAAGGGTTGCATTTCTCTGTGATCATGACCAATTTTGGTGCTTTTGCAATTTTGCAAACATTCTTGTACTCATTGATTTTTGGTGCTCTCTGCATGCCGAACTGCGGCACTGAGAGGATCCTGGTGGTTTGTCTGGCTCTATTCAGCTACTTGGGACAAATCCTCCTGACAATGTCTCTTCAGATGGAGCAAGCTGGCCCAGTAGCCATTGCTCGGTCAGCTGACATAGTTTTTGCTTTTCTATGGCAAGTTATGTTTTTCAGCGAATTGCCAAGTAAATACTCAGTTTTTGGAGCTATTCTAGTGCTGAGCTCCGTAATGTTAGTTGGTCTAAGGAAGTGGGCAGTAGCATTACCTGCTGATTCTCAACTGCGTAGAAAACTGGGAGCACTTgcacaataa
- the LOC105386200 gene encoding polymerase delta-interacting protein 2 isoform X1: MMELLLRFVPTNTLRVTTSRILLNHVANYTRLAEVGKLEQPKTSGKYDTGQLILHKVFGYRGVILFPWLARVYDRDAANRKESQAPADAEASGDSLSNVGKEVKGRTHTFYQVLIDTRDAPYIAVQTNYDMRPEWKKKRAQTEAVTFLGNQESSRSLYAIPGLDYVAHDDIIPYASAERAPLQHELFDKFLMHNPDKEPPFVAQETLRAWQKKNHPWLELSDVHRETTEGVRVTVIPFYMGSREAQNSAVYWWRYCIRLENLGSQAVQLRERHWRIFSLSGTLETVRGRGVVGQEPVLARHSPAFQYSSHVSLQAPSGHMWGTFRMEREDGYTFDCRIPPFSLESKPDEGAPVAPTAAA, from the exons aTGATGGAGCTATTGCTTAGATTTGTGCCAACAAATACGCTCAGAGTAACCACATCTAGGATATTACTAAACCATGTAGCCAATTACACCAG ATTAGCCGAAGTGGGTAAATTAGAGCAGCCAAAGACATCAGGGAAGTACGACACTGGGCAGTTGATCCTGCACAAGGTTTTTGGTTACCGAGGTGTGATTCTGTTTCCGTGGCTGGCCCGTGTGTACGACCGTGATGCAGCGAACAGGAAGGAGAGCCAGGCGCCCGCGGACGCGGAGGCCTCGGGGGACTCCCTGTCCAACGTAGGCAAGGAGGTGAAGGGCCGCACCCACACCTTCTACCAGGTCCTCATAGATACAAGAGATGCTCCATACATA GCTGTGCAAACAAACTACGACATGAGACCCGAATGGAAAAAGAAG CGAGCACAAACAGAAGCAGTAACCTTCCTCGGCAACCAGGAGTCGAGCCGGAGCCTCTACGCGATCCCCGGGCTGGACTACGTGGCGCACGACGACATCATCCCGTACGCGTCGGCGGAGCGCGCGCCGCTGCAGCACGAGCTGTTCGACAAGTTCCTCATGCACAACCCCGACAAAG AACCCCCGTTCGTGGCCCAAGAGACCCTCCGCGCGTGGCAGAAGAAGAACCACCCGTGGCTGGAGCTGAGCGACGTGCACCGCGAGACCACGGAGGGCGTGCGCGTCACCGTCATCCCCTTCTACATGGGCAGCCGCGAGGCGCAGAACTCCGCTGTGTACTGG TGGCGCTACTGCATCCGCCTAGAGAACCTAGGCTCCCAAGCAGTGCAACTCCGCGAGCGACACTGGCGCATATTCTCCCTCTCAGGAACCCTGGAGACGGTCAGGGGTCGAGGGGTGGTGGGTCAGGAGCCGGTGTTGGCGCGACACTCGCCCGCCTTCCAGTACAGCAGCCATGTCAGCTTGCAGGCGCCTAGCGGCCATATGTG GGGAACATTCAGAATGGAGCGCGAAGACGGATACACATTCGACTGTCGGATCCCGCCATTTTCACTCGAAAGCAAACCGGATGAGGGCGCCCCGGTCGCGcccaccgccgccgcgtga
- the LOC105386200 gene encoding polymerase delta-interacting protein 2 isoform X2 produces the protein MMELLLRFVPTNTLRVTTSRILLNHVANYTRLAEVGKLEQPKTSGKYDTGQLILHKVFGYRGVILFPWLARVYDRDAANRKESQAPADAEASGDSLSNVGKEVKGRTHTFYQVLIDTRDAPYIRAQTEAVTFLGNQESSRSLYAIPGLDYVAHDDIIPYASAERAPLQHELFDKFLMHNPDKEPPFVAQETLRAWQKKNHPWLELSDVHRETTEGVRVTVIPFYMGSREAQNSAVYWWRYCIRLENLGSQAVQLRERHWRIFSLSGTLETVRGRGVVGQEPVLARHSPAFQYSSHVSLQAPSGHMWGTFRMEREDGYTFDCRIPPFSLESKPDEGAPVAPTAAA, from the exons aTGATGGAGCTATTGCTTAGATTTGTGCCAACAAATACGCTCAGAGTAACCACATCTAGGATATTACTAAACCATGTAGCCAATTACACCAG ATTAGCCGAAGTGGGTAAATTAGAGCAGCCAAAGACATCAGGGAAGTACGACACTGGGCAGTTGATCCTGCACAAGGTTTTTGGTTACCGAGGTGTGATTCTGTTTCCGTGGCTGGCCCGTGTGTACGACCGTGATGCAGCGAACAGGAAGGAGAGCCAGGCGCCCGCGGACGCGGAGGCCTCGGGGGACTCCCTGTCCAACGTAGGCAAGGAGGTGAAGGGCCGCACCCACACCTTCTACCAGGTCCTCATAGATACAAGAGATGCTCCATACATA CGAGCACAAACAGAAGCAGTAACCTTCCTCGGCAACCAGGAGTCGAGCCGGAGCCTCTACGCGATCCCCGGGCTGGACTACGTGGCGCACGACGACATCATCCCGTACGCGTCGGCGGAGCGCGCGCCGCTGCAGCACGAGCTGTTCGACAAGTTCCTCATGCACAACCCCGACAAAG AACCCCCGTTCGTGGCCCAAGAGACCCTCCGCGCGTGGCAGAAGAAGAACCACCCGTGGCTGGAGCTGAGCGACGTGCACCGCGAGACCACGGAGGGCGTGCGCGTCACCGTCATCCCCTTCTACATGGGCAGCCGCGAGGCGCAGAACTCCGCTGTGTACTGG TGGCGCTACTGCATCCGCCTAGAGAACCTAGGCTCCCAAGCAGTGCAACTCCGCGAGCGACACTGGCGCATATTCTCCCTCTCAGGAACCCTGGAGACGGTCAGGGGTCGAGGGGTGGTGGGTCAGGAGCCGGTGTTGGCGCGACACTCGCCCGCCTTCCAGTACAGCAGCCATGTCAGCTTGCAGGCGCCTAGCGGCCATATGTG GGGAACATTCAGAATGGAGCGCGAAGACGGATACACATTCGACTGTCGGATCCCGCCATTTTCACTCGAAAGCAAACCGGATGAGGGCGCCCCGGTCGCGcccaccgccgccgcgtga
- the LOC105386201 gene encoding 5'-AMP-activated protein kinase catalytic subunit alpha-2 isoform X2, which translates to MAEKASGASGTNQPIVKIGHYTLGATLGVGTFGKVKIGEHQLTKHKVAVKILNRQKIKSLDVVGKIRREIQNLKLFRHPHIIKLYQVISTPTDIFMIMEYVSGGELFEYIVKRGKLHEHEARRFFQQIISGVDYCHRHMIVHRDLKPENLLLDHNMHVKIADFGLSNMMMDGEFLRTSCGSPNYAAPEVISGKLYAGPEVDVWSCGVILYALLCGTLPFDDEHVPTLFRKIKSGIFPIPEYLNKSVVSLLCTMLQVDPMKRASIEDVKKHEWFQKDLPGYLFPSPVEQDSSVIDTEAISEVCEKFGVKEHEVHNALLSGDPHDQLAIAYHLIIDNKRIADEAAKAEIKDFYVASNSPPAPALSEAHKPHPERIAPLREQPPPADRAPMRGTPVKRAKWHLGIRSQSKPNDIMLEVFRAMKALDYEWKVINPYHVRVRTLNKMTEKYVKMSLQLYQVDYKSYLLDFKSLSGEKEDSDDEATSPLAPPPPMAPPAAGPPQPQGHHTMEFFEMCAALIIQLAR; encoded by the exons ATGGCTGAAAAGGCGTCGGGTGCGAGTGGTACTAACCAGCCTATTGTGAAAATAGGTCACTACACCTTAGGAGCAACTCTTGGAGTAGGAACCTTTGGCAAAGTGAAGATTGGGGAGCATCAATTGACCAAGCATAAAGTGGCAGTGAAAATTCTAAATAGGCAAAAAATTAAGTCCCTGGATGTAGTAGGAAAGATCAGACGAGAGATACAGAACCTAAAACTCTTCCGTCATCCCCATATCATCAAGCTGTATCAG GTGATATCAACCCCAACAGATATCTTCATGATTATGGAATATGTTTCTGGCGGAGAGCTGTTTGAGTATATTGTGAAGCGAGGCAAGCTGCACGAGCATGAGGCTCGCCGGTTCTTCCAGCAGATCATATCTGGAGTGGACTACTGCCACCGCCACATGATCGTCCACCGGGATCTGAAGCCGGAGAATCTACTGTTGGATCACAACATGCATGTGAAGATTGCAGACTTTGGATTGTCCAATATGATGATGGATGGTGAATTCTTGAGAACTTCCTGCGGGTCGCCCAACTATGCTGCTCCTGAG GTGATATCAGGCAAGCTGTATGCCGGCCCCGAGGTGGATGTCTGGTCCTGCGGAGTCATCCTTTATGCACTACTCTGTGGAACTTTACCGTTTGATGACGAGCATGTGCCAACCCTGTTCCGCAAGATCAAATCCGGAATATTCCCAATACCGGAATACCTGAACAAGAGTGTTGTGAGTCTTCTCTGCACGATGCTGCAAGTGGACCCGATGAAGAGAGCCAGCATCGAGGATGTGAAGAAGCATGAGTGGTTCCAGAAGGATTTACCTGGTTACTTGTTTCCTTCGCCCGTTGAGCAG GACAGTAGCGTGATAGACACGGAAGCGATATCCGAGGTCTGTGAGAAGTTTGGCGTGAAGGAACATGAGGTTCACAACGCACTGCTAAGCGGAGACCCCCACGATCAGCTGGCTATAGCCTACCACCTGATTATTGATAACAAGAGGATAGCTGACGAGGCTGCTAAAGCTGAGATTAAGGACTTTTATGTTGCCA GCAACTCCCCCCCCGCGCCGGCGCTGTCAGAAGCCCATAAGCCGCACCCGGAGCGCATCGCGCCCCTCCGCGAgcagccgccgcccgccgacCGCGCGCCCATGCGAGGGACGCCGGTCAAGAG AGCGAAATGGCACCTCGGCATCCGTTCACAGAGCAAGCCGAACGACATCATGCTGGAGGTATTCCGGGCTATGAAGGCGCTGGACTACGAGTGGAAGGTCATCAACCCCTACCATGTCAG AGTGCGAACGCTCAACAAAATGACCGAAAAATACGTGAAAATGTCGCTCCAGCTCTACCAAGTGGACTACAAGTCTTACCTTCTAGACTTCAAGTCTCTTTCTGGAGAGAAGGAGGACAGTGATGACGAGGCCACGTCGCCGctagcgccgccgccccccaTGGCCCCGCCCGCCGCCGGCCCGCCCCAGCCCCAGGGCCATCACACCATGGAGTTCTTCGAAATGTGTGCAGCACTTATCATTCAGCTGGCTAGGTAA
- the LOC105386201 gene encoding 5'-AMP-activated protein kinase catalytic subunit alpha-2 isoform X1: MAEKASGASGTNQPIVKIGHYTLGATLGVGTFGKVKIGEHQLTKHKVAVKILNRQKIKSLDVVGKIRREIQNLKLFRHPHIIKLYQVISTPTDIFMIMEYVSGGELFEYIVKRGKLHEHEARRFFQQIISGVDYCHRHMIVHRDLKPENLLLDHNMHVKIADFGLSNMMMDGEFLRTSCGSPNYAAPEVISGKLYAGPEVDVWSCGVILYALLCGTLPFDDEHVPTLFRKIKSGIFPIPEYLNKSVVSLLCTMLQVDPMKRASIEDVKKHEWFQKDLPGYLFPSPVEQVDSSVIDTEAISEVCEKFGVKEHEVHNALLSGDPHDQLAIAYHLIIDNKRIADEAAKAEIKDFYVASNSPPAPALSEAHKPHPERIAPLREQPPPADRAPMRGTPVKRAKWHLGIRSQSKPNDIMLEVFRAMKALDYEWKVINPYHVRVRTLNKMTEKYVKMSLQLYQVDYKSYLLDFKSLSGEKEDSDDEATSPLAPPPPMAPPAAGPPQPQGHHTMEFFEMCAALIIQLAR, from the exons ATGGCTGAAAAGGCGTCGGGTGCGAGTGGTACTAACCAGCCTATTGTGAAAATAGGTCACTACACCTTAGGAGCAACTCTTGGAGTAGGAACCTTTGGCAAAGTGAAGATTGGGGAGCATCAATTGACCAAGCATAAAGTGGCAGTGAAAATTCTAAATAGGCAAAAAATTAAGTCCCTGGATGTAGTAGGAAAGATCAGACGAGAGATACAGAACCTAAAACTCTTCCGTCATCCCCATATCATCAAGCTGTATCAG GTGATATCAACCCCAACAGATATCTTCATGATTATGGAATATGTTTCTGGCGGAGAGCTGTTTGAGTATATTGTGAAGCGAGGCAAGCTGCACGAGCATGAGGCTCGCCGGTTCTTCCAGCAGATCATATCTGGAGTGGACTACTGCCACCGCCACATGATCGTCCACCGGGATCTGAAGCCGGAGAATCTACTGTTGGATCACAACATGCATGTGAAGATTGCAGACTTTGGATTGTCCAATATGATGATGGATGGTGAATTCTTGAGAACTTCCTGCGGGTCGCCCAACTATGCTGCTCCTGAG GTGATATCAGGCAAGCTGTATGCCGGCCCCGAGGTGGATGTCTGGTCCTGCGGAGTCATCCTTTATGCACTACTCTGTGGAACTTTACCGTTTGATGACGAGCATGTGCCAACCCTGTTCCGCAAGATCAAATCCGGAATATTCCCAATACCGGAATACCTGAACAAGAGTGTTGTGAGTCTTCTCTGCACGATGCTGCAAGTGGACCCGATGAAGAGAGCCAGCATCGAGGATGTGAAGAAGCATGAGTGGTTCCAGAAGGATTTACCTGGTTACTTGTTTCCTTCGCCCGTTGAGCAGGTA GACAGTAGCGTGATAGACACGGAAGCGATATCCGAGGTCTGTGAGAAGTTTGGCGTGAAGGAACATGAGGTTCACAACGCACTGCTAAGCGGAGACCCCCACGATCAGCTGGCTATAGCCTACCACCTGATTATTGATAACAAGAGGATAGCTGACGAGGCTGCTAAAGCTGAGATTAAGGACTTTTATGTTGCCA GCAACTCCCCCCCCGCGCCGGCGCTGTCAGAAGCCCATAAGCCGCACCCGGAGCGCATCGCGCCCCTCCGCGAgcagccgccgcccgccgacCGCGCGCCCATGCGAGGGACGCCGGTCAAGAG AGCGAAATGGCACCTCGGCATCCGTTCACAGAGCAAGCCGAACGACATCATGCTGGAGGTATTCCGGGCTATGAAGGCGCTGGACTACGAGTGGAAGGTCATCAACCCCTACCATGTCAG AGTGCGAACGCTCAACAAAATGACCGAAAAATACGTGAAAATGTCGCTCCAGCTCTACCAAGTGGACTACAAGTCTTACCTTCTAGACTTCAAGTCTCTTTCTGGAGAGAAGGAGGACAGTGATGACGAGGCCACGTCGCCGctagcgccgccgccccccaTGGCCCCGCCCGCCGCCGGCCCGCCCCAGCCCCAGGGCCATCACACCATGGAGTTCTTCGAAATGTGTGCAGCACTTATCATTCAGCTGGCTAGGTAA